Genomic segment of Arthrobacter antioxidans:
GCGCCACAAGTCCTCGACAGCAACCGCTTCGGCGAGGTCATCGCTGTGGGCAAGCTGCAACGGCTCAAGTACTACGCCGCTGGCTTTCAGTACAGGTGTTATCGCGAATTCCACTCAGCAACCCTATGTCCCTAGGTGAACCAGCTACGGTATCTGGAAAAAGCGGACTGTGCCCGTAGGCGGATCCTGATACGGGCTGTGCGCGTGGCCCATTCCTGGGTGAACATGCCGCGGGTACAGTCGGTCGGACGTTGACGTTGGGGGACTGCCGCGCCACCAGGTGGAGGGATACCACCGTGCCCCGCCCTGGCTTGTAGCCACGCCATCCTCGTTCAGGCCGGCGGCGCTTGCGCCCCAGATGCTTGGTCTCCCCCAGCTTGGCCATGGCAGCCCTGGTCCGCTTGCCAATGAACTGACGTTCGATCTCGGCAAATTTCAGGGCCATGTTGTACAGGCCCGCGCCCATGATCGTTGCCGTGTCCACTCCCAGATCCGGACAGATGATCCGCCAGCCCTGCCGCTGGGAGTCGCCCAACAGGCGGGTACCGTCCTCCATGTTCCGGCTGAGCCGATCCAGTCGGAGCGCAGGTCACGGCGGTCAGGACGACTGTGGATGCATACTTCGTCTCCTCTCGATTCGTCTCCTCTCGATCGGGACCGTCGATTCTGCAACGAATGGGGAGTACGGTTGCTCTCGAAATCCTGTGTCAAAAGTCGCTGGAGCGCTGGGAAGGGAACTCCCATGGATACGCCCGACACCGAGCCGGACCCGATGAACAGTGCACGCACCCTCCGCCTGGTATGGCCGCAGTGGCAAGGTGCCGGCCGGGACGTGGTTGCCCTGTTGCTGCCCGAGGTTCCCATCGAGGAGGCCCGCCGCGCCTACACCGTCGGTAACCGCGTCCTCGAAGCTATCCTGCCCGCGCATGGCGGGCCAACCGAGATCGTCCCGGTCGACGGAGGAAACCCGGATGAGGGGTCCACGGACGGTATCGAGTCGCGGTCCGCGATCATTGCCTCCCTGGCCGCTGCCCTGGAGGCCCTGGGGCGGCACGACGTAGACCGCATCCTCACCCTCGGAGGCGACTGCTCTGTCAGTGTGGCGCCGTTCGCCGCGCTCGCGAATAAGTACGGGAAGGACCTCGCGGTCGTGTGGATCGACTCCCACCCCGACGTCGACACCCCCAACACCGCGTACGACGGGTATCACGCCATGGCCGTGACGACTCTAACCGGTCACGGTGACCAAGGCATCGTCAGCATGCTCCCGGCAACAATCGATCCGGCCCGGGTTGCGCTGGCCGGATTGCATTCGTGGTTTGAGGACGCCTACGCGAATATCGACGCGTGGGGCCTGCACGCGTTCAGCCCGGGAGACCTGCGGACGACGAGCGAACCGCTTCTGCGGTGGCTGGCCGCTACCGGAGCGAGCAAGGTCGCCATCCATTTGGACGTTGACAGCGTGGACAGCAATGAGGCGGTCCTTGGTTTGGGGATGGTCCCCGATGGTTTGAGCCGGGCACAGGTCCAGCGCGTCGTCACGGATGTGGCAGGCGCCGCCGACGTTGTCGGGCTGACGGTGGCTGAGTTCATTCCACGCAACGTCCTGGCCCTTCAGGGTCTGCTTCGCGGCCTGCCGCTGATCACCGCCTGACACAAGGGCACGGTCTCTTCCGTGGCCTTGACCCCTGACTGGCTGTCGTTGCATTCGGCCCGAAGGGACGTGCCGCCGCAGTCCTCGAGACGCGAAGCCCGGAACCCCGTCGTCGCCGCGGTCCAGACTCATGGGAAATCGGCATCATCGTGCGGCTGGATTAACCGGCGGGCGTTTGCAGCGACACCCGCCAGATCGGTTTGCCGATATCGGGCCGGGTGCCGGCCACCTCGCTTCTCCATAAGCCTGTGGAGTTGCCAGCCTAGGGGCTCCCCGGCGGGCAACAGCCCACTACGAGTGCTCGCTTTCGAGGGTGCGGATGTAGGCCGCATTACCGGTGATGGCCGGTTTGTATCGCTCGATGTCGGGAGTGCTGACGAAGTTCACCACCAGGTCGAGCAATGCCGCGACGGATTCATCCGATCGACCCGCCGCATGAAGGGTGATGGCTTCGAAGGCCCCTAGTGCCGGGGATTCAGGAAACGCCGCACGAGCTGCCGTGAAGATCTCGAGCGATCTTTCGTACGCCCCCAAGTTCCTCAGCGTCGACCCGTACTGGACATAACACCGGCACAGCAGTTCACCTTCCAGTCCGGCAGCAAGAGCCCTCTCGTAAAACCCGCGCGCGATGTCTTCCTGTCCCGCAGTGTCGTAGGCGCCGCCGACGTCGTACAGCACTCGCGCGTTCCCGGGGTGAGCAGCGTAGTAGGGCAACAAAGCATCGATGGTCGGCTGCATATTGTCGCGGTCTCGACGCCCGAGGATCAGATCGAGCTCATCATCCAAAGTCATGGCGCCACTTTCGCACATGAGACCAGCACGTGTCCGAATGCCGATCCGGATCGTAGCGGTGGCCCGTCACCCGCTACTTCAAGGAGCTATCCGGCGAATCTCGGTAGGTGTTACAGGAACAGAGCCTGTTGATTCAGATAAGCCCCTTCGCTCACCGACGGGCAGTCAGCAACTCACGACAAACTGTCCGTGGAAGAGTGGCGGCATGACTGCACCACCGACACTGCATCTGATGGTCGGACTTCCGGGCGTGGGAAAGACGACGCTCGCCTCGAGCATCGAAGAACAGTCGGGTGCGCTCCGGCTCACTCCGGATGAGTGGATGCAACCGCTGTTCGGTGACTCAGAAGCTGACGGTAAACGCGATGTTCTCGAGGGACGGTTGATCTGGGTCGCACATCGAGCCCTTTGTGGTGGTCTCTCCGTGATCCTCGACTTCGGATTCTGGTCTCCAGAGGAGCGTCATGCGCTCCGGGACATCGCCGACCGAGTTGGCGCTCAGTTCAAGCTCCATTACGTGGTCCTGTCGGAGGATCAACGCCGTTCCCGTGCCGAGGATCGATGGCGGCGCGGTGATGCTGCAGCCTTCGAGATGACCGAAGAGGACCACGATCGATTCGCGGAGGCGTTCGCCGCACCTACCGAGGAAGAGCTACGCAGTCGCACAATCCCTGTGCCACCCAGCCCGTTTTCCAGCTGGCCCGCATGGGCATCATGGCGGTGGCCCTCGCTGCCTCGCGTAGATCGAATCCAACGAACTGACCATGCTGCCGTTCGCAAATTCCCCTGCGAACAGGCCGGCAACTGATACGCATCACCACTCATCGCAGTGTTCTCAAGCCGGTCAGCTATGAACCACGGAGCTCACCAGGGACAGCCCGCGCGGGCCGAAGGACGTCAGTGGTGGAAGCAGCAAAGTCGTGATGCCGACCTCCGCTGCTGCTCCGTCATGCGTCGAGCGATCGCCGACCATGAGAGTCCTACCCCGGTCCAACCCTGACCGCCCCAGCGCGAGTTCGAAGATCCTCGGGTCTGGTTTCTGCACGCCGTGCTCGAAGGACAGCACGTAGTCGTCAATGAAGCGCCCTGCCCCTTGCGCGATAAGCAAAGGGCGGATGTCGAAATGGATGTCGCTCAGGACGATGATCCGACATCCGAGGGATGAGAGCTGCGCCAGGACAGGAACTGCGTCCGGGTACATCGGCCGGGATTCAAGGTACTCGTCGAACCGAAGCAACTCTGCTGCAAGGTCCTCATCGAGGCCTACCCGCTGGAAGTGCAACGATTCGGCCGCGTCATAGGCTACCCGGCTCGTATCAGCGCCCACCTGGGCGGCAATGATGTCAGGATCCGACGCACTGCTGTCAAGAGCGGCACAGACCACATCAACCTCGCCAGAGTCAGCACGACCGAGCCTGGCAAATGTGATTGCCACTCGCTCACGCAGCGGCGGGTCGTGGACGAGCGTCCCGCTCCAGTCGAAGATGACAGCATCGAATGTCCCCATGACCGAAACCTACACGGATGGTCGGTCCGCCCCCGCCCATTCCTCCGAGCCTCCCGGTGCACGAGGAAATCGAACGTGGCAGTGGCGGCCCTCACTGCCGGAAGGAGCAGTGAGAAACCGTCTGAGGGCCACGGTTAGCATCGAAGAATGGATGACGAGCAGGAACTCGGGGGCGGCAACGTCAGTGATGGTGTCGTACGCGTCGGGTCGACGGTCCGCAAGCCGTGGACGCCGTCGACGCCTCATGTTCTCGAGTTCATGAAGGCTGTCGGGGACGCCGGCGTCGATGTTCCAGTGGTCTTCGGCCAGGATGAGCACGGCCGGCAGGTCACCGAGTTCATTCCGGGGCGACTGGCCCTCGCCTCGGATCCACTCACGCCTGCTCAGCTCCACCGGGTCGGGGCGATGGTCCGCGCGATCCACGACGCAAGCGAGTCGTTCGTCCCCTCCCCTGACGCGCAATGGACTACAGCTATCCCGTCGCCGGGAAGTGACCTGATCTGCCACAACGACCTCGCACCCTGGAACCTGATCATCGGTGAACGGTGGACCTTCATCGACTGGGACGCCGCCGCACCGAGTACCCGCCTGTGGGACCTCGCCTACGCCGCTCAAGCCTTCACCCTCTCGGACCCCGGTCAGGCCCCAGCGGAAGCCGGTCGACACCTCGCCGCGTTCATCGACGGATACGGCGCGGATGAGTCCCTGCGCGAACAACTACCAGCGGCCATGCACCAGCGCGCCGCGGCGATGTATGACCTCCTGGAGTCCTCTCATGACTCCGGGCTGGAACCGTGGGGCTCGATGTATGTGGACGGTCACGGGGACCACTGGCGCGCCGCGACCCACTATGCGCTCCTGCACCAGGACTCTTGGTCGAAAGCCCTCCACGCAGCAGTCCGCTGAAGCATCCCGAACCGGGGCACGTTTCAACCAGCCTTTCCGCCTGATCTCTGGAGCGCTGGTCTGATACTGCCGAAGCTGACCTTGATGGGCAGCCCGCTGCCTCTGAGTACAGGCGCTCAAGGCTGGAAACGTCAGCTGTTCCTTGTAGCGACTCATCCAGCAGGGTGTGGCCGGTTG
This window contains:
- a CDS encoding recombinase family protein, which encodes MDRLSRNMEDGTRLLGDSQRQGWRIICPDLGVDTATIMGAGLYNMALKFAEIERQFIGKRTRAAMAKLGETKHLGRKRRRPERGWRGYKPGRGTVVSLHLVARQSPNVNVRPTVPAACSPRNGPRAQPVSGSAYGHSPLFPDTVAGSPRDIGLLSGIRDNTCTESQRRST
- a CDS encoding arginase family protein; protein product: MDTPDTEPDPMNSARTLRLVWPQWQGAGRDVVALLLPEVPIEEARRAYTVGNRVLEAILPAHGGPTEIVPVDGGNPDEGSTDGIESRSAIIASLAAALEALGRHDVDRILTLGGDCSVSVAPFAALANKYGKDLAVVWIDSHPDVDTPNTAYDGYHAMAVTTLTGHGDQGIVSMLPATIDPARVALAGLHSWFEDAYANIDAWGLHAFSPGDLRTTSEPLLRWLAATGASKVAIHLDVDSVDSNEAVLGLGMVPDGLSRAQVQRVVTDVAGAADVVGLTVAEFIPRNVLALQGLLRGLPLITA
- a CDS encoding tetratricopeptide repeat protein, which translates into the protein MTLDDELDLILGRRDRDNMQPTIDALLPYYAAHPGNARVLYDVGGAYDTAGQEDIARGFYERALAAGLEGELLCRCYVQYGSTLRNLGAYERSLEIFTAARAAFPESPALGAFEAITLHAAGRSDESVAALLDLVVNFVSTPDIERYKPAITGNAAYIRTLESEHS
- a CDS encoding AAA family ATPase, whose product is MTAPPTLHLMVGLPGVGKTTLASSIEEQSGALRLTPDEWMQPLFGDSEADGKRDVLEGRLIWVAHRALCGGLSVILDFGFWSPEERHALRDIADRVGAQFKLHYVVLSEDQRRSRAEDRWRRGDAAAFEMTEEDHDRFAEAFAAPTEEELRSRTIPVPPSPFSSWPAWASWRWPSLPRVDRIQRTDHAAVRKFPCEQAGN
- a CDS encoding HAD family hydrolase, which translates into the protein MGTFDAVIFDWSGTLVHDPPLRERVAITFARLGRADSGEVDVVCAALDSSASDPDIIAAQVGADTSRVAYDAAESLHFQRVGLDEDLAAELLRFDEYLESRPMYPDAVPVLAQLSSLGCRIIVLSDIHFDIRPLLIAQGAGRFIDDYVLSFEHGVQKPDPRIFELALGRSGLDRGRTLMVGDRSTHDGAAAEVGITTLLLPPLTSFGPRGLSLVSSVVHS
- a CDS encoding phosphotransferase; amino-acid sequence: MDDEQELGGGNVSDGVVRVGSTVRKPWTPSTPHVLEFMKAVGDAGVDVPVVFGQDEHGRQVTEFIPGRLALASDPLTPAQLHRVGAMVRAIHDASESFVPSPDAQWTTAIPSPGSDLICHNDLAPWNLIIGERWTFIDWDAAAPSTRLWDLAYAAQAFTLSDPGQAPAEAGRHLAAFIDGYGADESLREQLPAAMHQRAAAMYDLLESSHDSGLEPWGSMYVDGHGDHWRAATHYALLHQDSWSKALHAAVR